The following are from one region of the Pseudohongiella spirulinae genome:
- a CDS encoding superoxide dismutase: MKLELPELPYAANALEPHMSAETFSFHHGKHHNAYVVKGNELLADAGIDADNLEDLVRESAKVGGPLFNNVAQVFNHNFFWKSMKPNGGGAPTGAIADKINADFGSYDNFKKEFVNGGVGQFGSGWVWLVLDGGKLKIAKTPNAECPLTTSAKPILVCDVWEHAYYLDYQNRRPDFLTSFLDNLVNWDFANENLA; the protein is encoded by the coding sequence ATGAAATTAGAACTGCCAGAATTGCCTTATGCAGCCAATGCGCTGGAGCCACACATGTCGGCAGAGACCTTCAGCTTCCACCACGGCAAGCACCACAACGCCTATGTCGTGAAAGGCAACGAACTGCTGGCGGATGCCGGCATTGACGCTGACAACCTGGAAGATCTGGTGCGCGAATCAGCCAAGGTGGGCGGCCCGCTGTTTAACAACGTGGCACAGGTCTTCAACCACAACTTCTTCTGGAAGAGCATGAAGCCAAACGGTGGCGGTGCGCCAACCGGTGCGATCGCCGACAAGATCAATGCCGACTTCGGCAGCTATGACAACTTCAAGAAAGAGTTTGTTAATGGCGGTGTTGGCCAGTTCGGCAGCGGTTGGGTGTGGCTGGTCCTGGACGGTGGCAAGCTGAAGATTGCCAAAACACCGAATGCCGAGTGCCCGCTGACCACCAGCGCCAAGCCGATTCTGGTCTGCGACGTCTGGGAACATGCCTACTACCTGGACTACCAGAACCGTCGTCCGGACTTCCTGACCAGCTTCCTGGATAACTTGGTCAACTGGGATTTTGCCAACGAAAATCTGGCGTAA
- a CDS encoding sugar phosphate isomerase/epimerase family protein, producing MDRRAFLKNSSIVAGGSALGLLAPSRLVAQTHYPYGIQLYTLREDMPDDPQAVLRQLAQFGYSQIESYEGPQGMFWGQSPARFAAYVRDLGMDLVASHCSINEGFEQKASDAAEAGMQYLICPLIGPQASMDDYRRYADTFNRCGEICRSNGLGFAYHNHHYSFFNMTNDSTGGESLKPQDILMQNTDPDLVDFELDIFWLVAAGEDPIHWLRKYPGRFPFSHVKDRLANMPADSFSATTTLGQGIIDYPSILPVAYELGMRWFMVEQESYAGTTPLDSSRDNAVYMQQFRFG from the coding sequence ATGGATAGAAGAGCGTTTCTGAAAAACAGCAGTATTGTGGCAGGTGGCAGCGCGCTGGGACTGCTGGCGCCATCACGGTTGGTGGCGCAAACCCACTACCCCTATGGTATCCAGCTATATACATTACGCGAAGACATGCCCGACGATCCCCAGGCGGTCCTGAGACAACTCGCGCAGTTCGGGTATTCCCAGATAGAGAGTTATGAAGGCCCGCAGGGCATGTTTTGGGGACAGTCGCCGGCACGGTTTGCGGCTTATGTACGCGATCTGGGCATGGATCTGGTGGCCAGTCATTGCAGTATCAACGAGGGCTTCGAACAGAAAGCCAGTGATGCGGCCGAAGCAGGCATGCAATACCTGATCTGCCCGCTCATCGGGCCACAGGCAAGCATGGATGATTATCGACGTTATGCTGACACGTTTAACCGATGCGGAGAAATCTGTCGCTCCAACGGCTTAGGTTTTGCCTACCATAACCACCATTACTCGTTTTTCAATATGACCAATGACAGCACGGGTGGAGAGAGTCTCAAGCCGCAAGATATTCTGATGCAGAATACTGATCCCGACCTGGTGGATTTCGAACTGGACATTTTCTGGCTGGTCGCAGCCGGCGAGGATCCTATCCACTGGTTACGCAAATACCCCGGCCGATTTCCTTTCTCCCACGTCAAGGACAGACTGGCAAATATGCCCGCTGATTCATTTTCTGCCACCACGACATTAGGCCAGGGCATCATCGATTACCCATCAATCCTGCCTGTCGCCTATGAACTGGGCATGCGCTGGTTCATGGTCGAGCAGGAGTCCTATGCCGGCACCACACCACTGGACAGCAGCCGCGACAATGCGGTGTATATGCAACAGTTCCGGTTTGGGTGA
- a CDS encoding sugar phosphate isomerase/epimerase family protein, producing MSTMKTIKGPGIFLAQFVDDRAPFDNIDNICRWVASLGYKGIQIPTWDSRLINLELLAESETYAHEYQGRIAEHGLEIAELSTHLQGQLVAVHPAYDELFDGFAPEALRGKSAQRTDWAVKQLKMAAKASRHLGIKVHATFPGALLWHTVYPWPQRPAGLVEQGFAELARRWVPILDAFDEQGVDVCYEIHAGEDLHDGVSYERFLAASGNHPRARLLFDPSHFVLQQMDYLQFIDIYHEKIGMFHVKDAEFNPSGRSGIYGGYQEWIDRPGRFRSLGDGQVDFVGIFSKLSQYGYDGWAVLEWECCIKHPEQGAAEGAPFIQSHIIEVTDKAFDDFAGQQADAALNRRILGLEP from the coding sequence ATGAGCACTATGAAAACCATCAAGGGCCCCGGCATTTTTCTGGCGCAGTTTGTTGATGACAGGGCACCGTTCGACAATATCGACAACATCTGCCGGTGGGTCGCCTCACTGGGTTACAAGGGAATTCAGATACCGACCTGGGATTCACGACTGATCAATCTGGAATTGTTGGCAGAAAGTGAAACCTATGCACACGAGTACCAGGGCCGCATTGCCGAACACGGATTGGAGATTGCCGAGCTCAGTACACATTTGCAGGGTCAGCTGGTGGCCGTGCATCCGGCCTATGACGAACTCTTTGACGGCTTTGCACCGGAAGCCCTGCGTGGCAAATCGGCCCAACGGACCGACTGGGCGGTGAAGCAGTTAAAGATGGCTGCCAAAGCCAGCCGTCATCTGGGCATCAAGGTGCATGCCACCTTTCCGGGAGCCCTGCTTTGGCATACGGTCTATCCATGGCCCCAGCGACCAGCAGGACTGGTGGAACAGGGTTTTGCGGAGCTGGCGCGGCGCTGGGTGCCGATTCTGGATGCCTTTGATGAGCAGGGAGTGGATGTCTGTTACGAGATCCATGCCGGTGAGGATCTGCACGATGGGGTCAGCTATGAACGCTTTCTGGCTGCCAGTGGCAACCACCCGCGCGCACGCTTGCTGTTCGACCCCAGTCACTTTGTGCTTCAGCAGATGGACTACTTGCAGTTCATCGACATCTATCACGAAAAGATCGGCATGTTCCATGTCAAGGATGCCGAGTTTAACCCATCCGGCCGCAGCGGCATCTATGGCGGTTACCAGGAATGGATAGACCGTCCGGGACGCTTTCGCTCGCTGGGCGATGGCCAGGTCGATTTTGTAGGTATTTTCAGTAAACTCAGTCAGTATGGTTATGATGGCTGGGCCGTTCTGGAATGGGAGTGTTGCATCAAACATCCGGAGCAGGGTGCCGCCGAAGGCGCACCGTTTATTCAGAGTCATATCATTGAAGTCACTGACAAGGCGTTTGACGATTTTGCCGGACAGCAAGCCGATGCCGCATTGAACCGCCGCATACTGGGCCTGGAACCCTGA
- a CDS encoding Gfo/Idh/MocA family protein, producing the protein MDKVRLGMIGGGSGSFIGAVHRKAAALDACYELVCGAFSSQADNCQQTGLSLGLDASRCYADWADMLVQEAARPANERMQAVSIVTPNHLHAPQAIAALKRGFHVILDKPIAMSLVEARAIQAAAQASGCNLALTHTYAGYPMVKEARQWVQQGRLGTIRKVLVEYPQGWLATAMEQLGQKQATWRTDPARAGAGAIGDIGTHAAHLAEYVSGLRICELCAELNSVVTGRQIDDDAAALLRFDNGASGVLVATQVAAGEENNVRIRVYGELGGLDWSHADASSLRWVRPDQPVQIHRAGEGYLSAAATNNTRLPSGHPEGFIEAFANIYRAFALVLQDNAETRSDTLASNGHDYPSIAEGLRGMAFIEAMQASAQSTQKWTPVKL; encoded by the coding sequence ATGGATAAAGTCAGGCTGGGCATGATAGGTGGCGGCAGCGGGTCGTTTATAGGCGCGGTGCATCGCAAGGCGGCAGCGCTGGATGCCTGTTATGAGTTGGTATGCGGTGCCTTCAGCAGCCAGGCCGACAATTGTCAGCAAACCGGCCTGTCCCTTGGGCTGGACGCCTCGCGATGCTACGCAGACTGGGCAGACATGCTTGTACAGGAAGCTGCACGACCGGCAAATGAGCGTATGCAGGCCGTGAGCATTGTGACACCCAATCATCTGCATGCCCCACAGGCTATTGCGGCTCTGAAACGCGGTTTCCATGTCATCCTCGATAAGCCCATTGCCATGTCCCTGGTCGAGGCACGCGCTATCCAGGCAGCGGCGCAGGCGTCGGGCTGCAATTTGGCGCTGACACACACCTATGCAGGTTATCCGATGGTCAAGGAGGCCCGCCAATGGGTACAACAGGGCAGGCTGGGCACTATTCGCAAGGTGCTGGTGGAGTATCCACAGGGCTGGCTTGCCACTGCAATGGAACAACTTGGACAGAAACAGGCCACCTGGCGCACTGATCCGGCACGTGCCGGGGCGGGTGCGATTGGCGATATTGGTACCCATGCCGCCCACCTGGCTGAGTATGTCAGCGGCCTTAGAATCTGCGAGCTTTGCGCGGAATTGAATTCCGTGGTTACTGGCCGGCAGATTGATGATGATGCCGCCGCCCTGCTGCGTTTTGATAATGGCGCCAGCGGTGTGCTGGTGGCTACACAGGTTGCAGCAGGCGAAGAGAACAATGTCCGGATACGTGTTTATGGCGAGCTGGGCGGACTGGACTGGTCGCACGCCGATGCCAGCTCGCTACGATGGGTACGCCCTGATCAGCCGGTGCAGATCCACCGCGCTGGAGAAGGCTACCTGTCTGCCGCCGCGACCAACAACACACGGCTGCCATCGGGGCACCCGGAAGGTTTTATCGAAGCGTTTGCCAATATCTATCGTGCCTTTGCGCTGGTATTGCAGGACAATGCTGAAACGCGATCTGATACCCTGGCCAGCAACGGTCATGACTATCCCTCCATTGCCGAAGGTCTGCGCGGCATGGCATTTATCGAAGCCATGCAGGCCTCCGCCCAATCCACCCAAAAATGGACACCGGTCAAGCTATGA
- a CDS encoding MFS transporter — protein MTAQPYLVTRLSIMMFLQFFVWGAFFVTMGSYLLEVFQDEQGINSIIGQAYATHNWAALLAPVFVGLLADRVINAERLNALCQILGGVLLWYASSVTEPGIFIAVMFVYFMLYMPTLALVNTIAFSNIEDRDKQFPAIRVWGTVGWIVAGFVVAQTILGWVNIPLLNMLTGVTNAQATSVPLQMAAVLSVLYGLYSLTLPATPPQARGQQFNLGKAFGLDALNLLKERNFLVFALCSFLISIPLAFYYARTNDFVAAMAFGEQSASFMAIGQISEVLFMLLVPFFLIRFGVKWMLIVAMGAWALRYFVFASFPESVAMLIFGIALHGICYDFFFVTGQLYVDRKAPVSIRASAQGLFALLTYGAGMLVGNYMLGWWGDSIALDGSSMAGWQDGAFGFWIMPAVLAVIILIFFAMTFKREQAHATVDQPA, from the coding sequence ATGACTGCGCAGCCGTATCTTGTTACCCGTCTGAGTATCATGATGTTTCTCCAGTTTTTTGTCTGGGGCGCTTTTTTTGTCACCATGGGCAGCTATCTGCTTGAGGTGTTTCAGGACGAGCAGGGCATTAACAGCATTATTGGCCAGGCTTATGCCACTCATAACTGGGCTGCATTGCTTGCACCGGTTTTTGTTGGTCTGCTGGCCGACCGGGTGATCAATGCAGAGCGACTCAATGCCCTGTGTCAGATCCTTGGTGGGGTGTTGCTGTGGTATGCATCATCGGTAACGGAACCGGGTATCTTTATTGCCGTGATGTTTGTCTACTTCATGTTGTACATGCCCACGCTTGCCTTGGTCAACACCATCGCTTTTTCCAATATTGAAGATAGGGACAAACAATTCCCGGCCATTCGTGTGTGGGGCACTGTCGGCTGGATTGTGGCCGGTTTCGTCGTGGCGCAGACCATTCTGGGCTGGGTGAATATTCCCTTGCTGAACATGCTCACGGGTGTCACCAACGCGCAGGCCACCAGTGTGCCACTGCAGATGGCCGCCGTGCTGTCTGTGCTCTACGGGCTGTACAGTCTGACCCTGCCTGCCACGCCGCCGCAGGCCAGGGGACAACAGTTCAATCTGGGCAAGGCTTTTGGACTGGATGCGCTTAATCTGCTCAAGGAACGCAACTTTCTGGTGTTTGCCCTGTGCAGTTTCCTGATCAGCATTCCGCTGGCCTTTTATTATGCGCGCACCAACGATTTTGTTGCCGCCATGGCTTTCGGCGAGCAGTCTGCTTCCTTCATGGCCATCGGACAGATCAGCGAAGTACTGTTCATGTTGCTGGTGCCGTTTTTCCTGATTCGTTTTGGCGTCAAGTGGATGCTGATTGTGGCCATGGGTGCATGGGCACTTCGTTACTTTGTGTTCGCCAGTTTCCCAGAGTCGGTGGCCATGCTGATTTTTGGTATCGCCCTGCACGGCATCTGTTATGACTTCTTTTTTGTCACCGGGCAGTTGTACGTGGATCGCAAGGCGCCGGTGTCCATTCGGGCCAGTGCGCAGGGTCTGTTTGCGCTGCTGACCTATGGCGCCGGCATGCTGGTGGGTAATTACATGCTGGGCTGGTGGGGCGACAGTATTGCGCTGGACGGTTCGTCCATGGCCGGCTGGCAGGATGGCGCCTTCGGGTTCTGGATCATGCCGGCGGTGCTGGCGGTGATCATCCTCATATTCTTTGCGATGACCTTCAAACGGGAGCAGGCACATGCCACTGTCGATCAGCCGGCGTGA
- a CDS encoding 3-keto-disaccharide hydrolase — MKNVRPLQMRLIMFATALMMSLFASTSGADEGQWLVLFDGSSTDEWRGYNTDSFPSAWQVEGDELVLRPGSGEGGDIMSKRIFGDFELHMQWMVEERGNSGIFYHVLEQPDKAIYWSGLEMQILDDENHPDSFRGVDGNRQAGSLYDLLPIEPKTAKPYGQWNDIRIISQGPFVEHWMNGEMVLRYERWTVEWFALLRNSKFREHNEFGVMQQGHIGLQDHGDVVRFRNIRIREL; from the coding sequence ATGAAAAATGTCCGACCGTTACAGATGCGTTTGATCATGTTTGCAACTGCGCTGATGATGTCTTTGTTCGCCAGCACTAGCGGTGCAGACGAGGGCCAGTGGCTGGTCCTGTTTGACGGTTCTTCCACCGACGAGTGGCGCGGCTACAACACCGACAGTTTCCCGTCCGCCTGGCAGGTGGAGGGGGACGAGTTGGTGCTGCGCCCCGGAAGTGGTGAAGGTGGCGACATCATGAGCAAGCGCATCTTTGGAGACTTCGAGCTGCACATGCAGTGGATGGTTGAAGAGCGAGGCAACAGCGGCATCTTCTACCACGTGCTTGAACAACCCGACAAAGCCATCTACTGGTCGGGCCTGGAGATGCAGATACTGGATGACGAAAACCATCCGGACAGCTTCCGCGGCGTGGATGGCAACCGTCAGGCAGGTTCCCTGTATGATCTGCTGCCGATCGAACCCAAAACCGCCAAACCCTATGGACAGTGGAACGACATACGCATTATCTCGCAGGGCCCCTTTGTGGAACACTGGATGAACGGTGAGATGGTGCTACGCTACGAGCGCTGGACCGTGGAGTGGTTCGCCCTGCTGCGCAACAGCAAGTTCCGCGAGCACAACGAGTTCGGCGTCATGCAGCAGGGGCACATAGGTCTGCAGGACCATGGAGACGTGGTTCGCTTTCGCAACATCCGTATTCGCGAGTTGTGA
- a CDS encoding gluconate 2-dehydrogenase subunit 3 family protein yields the protein MNRRELLKMISAVTGYAMIGTPLLLSGCASNPEGAYRSESFSADDIDLLAELAETIVPRTHTPGAKDAGVAPFMTKIVDNCYSDADQMAFLAGLRAIRAESQSRFGATFESAPADQRTAFLAELDVAARNYQRPEGGSAHYFTMIKQLTLFAYFTSELVQTQVLRHVPIPGRFDGCYPYEQGETAWAI from the coding sequence ATGAACCGACGTGAACTTCTAAAAATGATCAGCGCCGTGACTGGCTACGCGATGATTGGCACTCCGCTGCTGCTCAGTGGTTGTGCCAGCAATCCGGAGGGAGCCTATCGCAGCGAGTCTTTCAGCGCGGATGACATTGATTTGCTGGCTGAGCTTGCCGAAACCATTGTGCCTCGTACTCATACCCCGGGTGCAAAAGATGCCGGGGTGGCGCCGTTTATGACAAAAATTGTGGATAACTGCTATTCGGATGCCGATCAGATGGCCTTCCTTGCCGGCTTGCGCGCCATTCGGGCAGAGAGCCAGTCCCGATTTGGCGCCACGTTTGAATCCGCGCCCGCCGATCAGCGCACGGCTTTTCTGGCAGAGCTGGATGTGGCAGCACGCAACTATCAGCGTCCGGAAGGAGGCAGTGCGCATTATTTTACGATGATCAAACAGTTGACTCTGTTCGCCTATTTCACCTCCGAGCTGGTGCAGACTCAGGTTCTGCGGCATGTGCCGATTCCAGGTCGTTTTGACGGGTGTTACCCCTATGAACAGGGCGAGACTGCCTGGGCCATATAA
- a CDS encoding hydroxypyruvate isomerase family protein, whose protein sequence is MPLSISRRELVKRAIAAGLALAAAGGGAGVLAQTGQSSPNAGRNFQARGNIRHSVAQWTYAFLTLEELCEVVNGIGFAAIDLIGPEQWQILKDHNIDCSMCNGAEISLVEGWNRPDLHSTLIGSYRSHIELMAQAGYSNLICFSGNRDGMDDETGLQNCANGLKQIMSLAERHNITVQMELFNSKIDHPDYMCDSSAWGIELCERIGSPNFRLLYDIYHMQVQEGDIIHTIRNHHQWFGHYHTAGVPGRNEIDDSQELNYPAIMRAIVETGFSGYVAQEFIPRRQTPDGARSDEERIASLAQAVSICDV, encoded by the coding sequence ATGCCACTGTCGATCAGCCGGCGTGAACTGGTAAAACGCGCCATTGCCGCTGGCCTGGCGCTGGCTGCGGCAGGCGGCGGGGCAGGCGTTCTTGCACAAACGGGCCAATCGTCCCCCAACGCCGGCCGCAATTTTCAGGCGCGCGGCAACATACGTCATTCGGTTGCACAATGGACCTACGCTTTTTTGACGCTGGAGGAGTTGTGTGAAGTGGTCAACGGCATCGGTTTTGCTGCCATTGATCTGATCGGCCCGGAGCAGTGGCAAATCCTCAAAGATCACAACATTGATTGCTCAATGTGCAATGGCGCGGAAATCAGTCTGGTAGAGGGCTGGAATCGCCCGGACCTGCACAGCACCCTGATCGGCAGCTACCGTTCCCATATTGAACTGATGGCGCAGGCCGGCTATTCCAATCTGATCTGCTTTAGTGGCAATCGTGATGGCATGGATGATGAAACCGGGCTGCAGAACTGCGCCAATGGCCTGAAACAGATCATGAGTCTGGCCGAGCGTCACAACATCACGGTGCAGATGGAGCTGTTCAACAGTAAAATCGATCATCCGGATTACATGTGTGACAGCTCTGCCTGGGGTATCGAGCTCTGTGAACGTATCGGGTCACCCAATTTCAGGTTGCTGTACGATATTTACCACATGCAGGTGCAGGAAGGGGATATCATTCACACTATCCGCAATCATCATCAGTGGTTCGGACACTATCACACAGCCGGTGTGCCTGGCCGCAATGAAATTGATGACAGCCAGGAGTTAAACTATCCTGCCATCATGCGTGCCATCGTGGAAACCGGCTTCAGCGGATATGTCGCCCAGGAGTTCATTCCTCGCCGACAGACGCCTGATGGTGCACGCAGCGATGAAGAGCGCATCGCATCACTGGCTCAGGCAGTAAGCATCTGTGATGTGTAA
- a CDS encoding glucokinase gives MPDKSSFTPITLVADIGGTHARFALSQGRQGVISHVHTLLCHDFASLELAIKAYLDDCRAVGLALPGRACLAVAAATDQDIIALTNNHWRFSQLALSATLGIPVQVINDFTAQAWCLPTLGDADLQWLQKPQADWSGSWHSGNRSIAGPGTGFGAATMTRRGEVLESEPGQAAFAPLDIRQRDILTRLWSRYSRVSADHLLSGPGLANIHLALCEIADRNYMEVPQSAAEIVLAARNGDLIAGQAIAEFNRMLGAVCGDLALIMGSSAGFFFSGAMLQKMGDLFDHATVMTAFSDKGKYSDWCSRVPVALVTLPDLGLRGCAIYASRHLHADPANHPKH, from the coding sequence TTGCCGGATAAATCTAGCTTCACTCCGATTACCCTGGTTGCCGATATCGGGGGCACTCATGCACGTTTTGCACTTTCGCAGGGAAGGCAGGGCGTCATCAGCCATGTTCACACGCTGCTATGTCATGATTTCGCGTCTCTCGAGCTGGCAATCAAGGCATATCTGGACGACTGTCGTGCCGTGGGCCTGGCGCTGCCGGGGCGCGCCTGCCTGGCTGTAGCGGCGGCGACCGATCAGGATATCATTGCCCTGACCAACAACCATTGGCGTTTTAGTCAACTGGCTTTGTCCGCCACGCTAGGCATTCCGGTGCAGGTGATCAACGATTTCACAGCGCAGGCGTGGTGTCTGCCAACACTCGGCGATGCTGACTTGCAATGGTTGCAGAAGCCGCAAGCTGACTGGTCGGGTAGCTGGCACTCCGGCAATCGCAGTATAGCAGGTCCTGGCACGGGCTTCGGCGCAGCGACCATGACCCGTCGCGGCGAAGTGCTGGAATCTGAACCTGGACAGGCAGCGTTTGCACCACTGGATATTCGCCAGCGGGATATCCTGACCAGATTGTGGTCTCGGTACTCGCGAGTCAGCGCTGACCATCTGCTGTCCGGACCGGGGTTGGCCAATATTCATTTGGCGCTTTGTGAGATTGCGGATAGAAATTATATGGAAGTCCCTCAGTCGGCAGCAGAAATTGTGCTGGCGGCGCGCAACGGCGATCTCATTGCCGGGCAGGCTATTGCCGAGTTCAACAGGATGCTGGGCGCAGTGTGTGGGGACCTTGCGTTAATTATGGGATCCAGCGCCGGATTTTTCTTTTCAGGTGCCATGTTACAAAAGATGGGGGACTTGTTTGATCATGCAACTGTCATGACAGCTTTTAGCGACAAGGGCAAATACAGTGACTGGTGCAGTCGTGTTCCAGTGGCGTTGGTCACCTTGCCGGATCTCGGCTTGCGCGGTTGTGCAATCTATGCGAGTCGACACTTGCATGCCGATCCGGCAAACCACCCGAAACACTGA